From the Gossypium hirsutum isolate 1008001.06 chromosome A02, Gossypium_hirsutum_v2.1, whole genome shotgun sequence genome, the window aatttattttatccTCGCTCCAATTAACTCATCACAAAATAGGGGAAAAAAAAAACGACAGAATGCTTTATCCAATTTGGTGTTGTATATTTCTTGTGATCATAACATATATAGTTAATTTAAGCATTTTTCAAAGCAACAAAAAACACATACTAAATATAGTTAAAAGTATAATTAATTACTCATCCGGTTTATATGCATATCATGGGAAGGAAGTATACGTAGAAATAAGCATTAGGTACTTTCAAGGAAGAATTAGGGCTCAAACTTCTATTAGGTGATAATCAGAAAtccaaaaagaaataatttttatgaatagTATAAGGTTTCCAACATACCTTGATTCCAAAAGAAAATGGTGTTACAGTATAATGGTTTTTTTAGAAGCAATGATTACTTCTTTTACGCTTCATGTTTTTTAGAACCATAATActgtttcatgttcttttaacCTTAACCCTAATTAAGGTTCAAAAAATTGCAGCTATTATGGTTTTTTTAAGAAGCATCTATTACTTCTTTTTTGCTTCATGTTTtcttgctctctctctctctctctctcactccACAAATGGAAAATTTTAAGAGCACAAGTTCCTCATGTTTACAGATCAAATATAATAACTTAGTCCTGATTAGTTGATTCATAAACATCCAAATTCATGTGCTAGGCTAATTAACCATCATAGTATAGCATACAGCAAGAAAACATGAAGCAAATGAAACTTGATCAAAGTCAGTCCTTAGGgttaaacaaaatatatgatGGGGATATATGGTCAGCAAAAGTTGATATGTTTAATCTAGGGTTCTGATGTTGAGAAGGTGGGAACAGCTTAATATGCATACTCCCAAAGAACTAAAATCAGCCTAACCCTAGACAGATTCAGCTACCATTCAATATTTATGAAGGAAATTAAACTGACGATGAACTTTGCAATATATAAAAGATGAAGTTTCTTCTGTCTCCTGAAAAAGGGTATTTTTTTGTTACTAATATTGGCCTTGGGTTGGGTCTAAGATAGGTAACAAACTAGGGAAACTATGGTGAAGACATCATTAATAGTTTCAATCAATTATTACGACTAATGTGCAAGTTGCAGTCTAAtctgatatatttcttttacaATATTCGGTGgccattactttttttttttggggggggggcgGGGTGAactttttttaaaccaaaaaaaaaaagaaagataaaaggtGATCCTGCTCTTCTACTTAAGCTGAGACAATCTAAGTTTTGATGAAAAAACAATGATGATAAGTATCAGAACATAAGCACATGGTAAAAGCTCCACCATGTTTGATATCTCTTGACTACTTGACCACTATGCAAACTATGCAATGAAAGCAAAAGGTGGAAATTACTGCAAACAAATTCTtctaaaagaaaaaagtaaacatGCAGTGCACGCTAATAAGAACAGGAGGATGAGTTCATTCAATGCATAAggggtttgatatatatatgaagtGAGAAAAATCCTATACCTTATAAAAAGCCCTGCAAATTTGACTGCACCAGCTGCATGCTGTGTCCAATGAAGCAGCGACAAGAGAAACTGAACAACCTAGcaaggtaaaaaaaaaaccaagaaagaGAGCAATTTGGATTTACATCAGATGGCTAACACTCTCTGCTCATTTACTGAGGAGTCAGCAAAAAGGTAGTTATTAACTAAACCACagtggagagagagagagagagagagagagagagagagagagaaaattaaAGAATTTTTACAAGCATAATAAATGTCACGGGTTACGAAGCTACGGGAAATAAAGATAATTTTCAGTGGAACCACAATGGGGTGGGATACATTGAGAGACCAAAGCCCTACAGAGAGACCAAACATGAAATCCGGGGCTTCATTGATCTATGTCTAATGTAACTATCTATGTGTAATACTGTTTTTTTATAGAGTTCAAAGCATCTCATTTCTAACTAAAATCTTCACAGACACCCAAACTTCACTTGTGTACTAATTAAGCTGTAAACCAACCACCTTGAAATCTGGGATTTTGGTTCCCTtcctccctttttttttatttagtataGGAAAGGCTATGATCACATATCAGCATTTGCATGTTTCCACAGCCGGGTCTTCTCCTTCATAAGAATTAAGAACTggtaaattgaagaaaaaagtgGATTAGCAGGTAGCCTTTGCAGAATGTAGGGTGTTTTACGGTGGGGAATTGATAAATTTGTCCTGGTGTTATATATCAAAATCCAATGACAAGGAAGCCTTCCCTTTGTTGGCATTAAGAAAGTCAATAGGCGGTAGTACTGGGGTGCCATTGTAGAGCCTTAATTGAAGAGGATGTTGGGATGATGAAGAAAGTTGTGGACTTTGTGATGCCATTGTAGTATTTGGTATTGTAGTTGTAGATAACATTTCAGGGTTATGCGACTCCGGTATGGGGCATTCCATGTTAACCCCGAAAAGCCTTAACCTCTTCGCTGCTGCTGCACCCGTGCCTTGGACCACCGGCACCGAATCAAACACAATTGGCTCTACCACTACGCCTGGCTGCTGCTGCCACTCCATCGTTGGGGCTGCTGCTGATCTAAAAAACAATACCGATCCCATTGTACCTCCTGGATTCACCACATTGTTTCCAGTTGGAAAACCACCGTAGTAGCTGTTTCGGTTCAGAGGGTTTATCTGTGACAATTGAAAGCGATCTCTTGCTGTTGGTGGTGGCCGCATTAGTAATGGGCTCCATGGGGTATTTGAACGGTGCAAAGGCAAGTGGTGCGTATGGGGATGGAAAGAAACTGGGTCTGGTCCATCAGGTCTCCTCCTCCAATCGATAAAAAGACGGTGTTTCTCCAACTCGCCGACCCCTCTCTGGAAAGAAATTATATCGCCCGCATCAAGTTTCTTATCCTTGACGAAACGGCTCCATCCTTTGGTCATAACATAGCTTTGGCTGCTGTTCCAATAAGAGTACCTGAACCTCCATGGCTTCCCATTCCTGTCCTCGAAATTCAACAAAAGGCCTTTCTCATTGGTGGAAGAATCCAAGGGGAAATGCTTCTCGGCGTGTTGTTTTGGGATAACAAGTCTGTTCAGTTTCCCTACATCGCTTGGGGTAACTACTTTGTCGAACAATTGTTCTTTCTCGATGTTGGCAGCACTTGCACTAAGGGTTGAATCAGCTTCAGTACTTGCAGTTGCAGTAGCTGTTTCGTTATCTTCTTCAGGTTCGTACCTGTTGTTCAACCAGTTGGTACTCATTTGACGGTGGTGACCGTCGTGAATCTGATGAGCCTGTGCCTCCCATCGAGTGTTGCTAAGAGGAGGAGCCATCTGGGTTTTATGctgagaagaagaagatgaaggagaagaagatgatgaagagtATGAAAAAGGAAACTTATTACCTTCTTCATTAAACCCAAAATCCATGACTTTTCTTTCGAGATCTAGACACAATAAAGAtgaggaagatgaagaatcaAGTATCAACcaaacaaaacctaaaaacaaagtaaaaaaagaaaaaagtgggGACTAATCGAACCAGTTgagattagaaaaaaaaaacaaacagacACACAGACAAAGGAAGAACACCGGGAACTATGCCATGTTACTACTTGTTATAATTTACTAGTAGAACTTTAATTTTCCTAGGGTTGAACGACTATTCAGGAGAGAAACAAGAACAGGTCTTTTAGCTTAAGCTAAAACAATTTCATCTCTCTCTCCCTACAATGAGAAGAAAGTCAGTGATTCCTTCTTTGACCAACAAGATGATCTAA encodes:
- the LOC107951383 gene encoding B3 domain-containing protein Os03g0120900, encoding MDFGFNEEGNKFPFSYSSSSSSPSSSSSQHKTQMAPPLSNTRWEAQAHQIHDGHHRQMSTNWLNNRYEPEEDNETATATASTEADSTLSASAANIEKEQLFDKVVTPSDVGKLNRLVIPKQHAEKHFPLDSSTNEKGLLLNFEDRNGKPWRFRYSYWNSSQSYVMTKGWSRFVKDKKLDAGDIISFQRGVGELEKHRLFIDWRRRPDGPDPVSFHPHTHHLPLHRSNTPWSPLLMRPPPTARDRFQLSQINPLNRNSYYGGFPTGNNVVNPGGTMGSVLFFRSAAAPTMEWQQQPGVVVEPIVFDSVPVVQGTGAAAAKRLRLFGVNMECPIPESHNPEMLSTTTIPNTTMASQSPQLSSSSQHPLQLRLYNGTPVLPPIDFLNANKGKASLSLDFDI